Part of the Cottoperca gobio chromosome 1, fCotGob3.1, whole genome shotgun sequence genome, TTTATTAGGCATACGTATGTATTATATATCCTGTTCAACACTCAGTGTCCTATAGAGCCACACACGCACCACAAACCACTATTAAGGACTGTGGATTATGATTAATCAACCCATTGTTGAATGTGTAAGTATATTTCACACTCTTAAATGTTTGTTATAGAGTATGATCTACTCATTCACCGAAGGGACTTCTATGTTTCACTAAAATCCAAGCACATTAAAGATTTTATGACTTTGTTTATCCTTTTTACAGTCCAGAACAGCCGCGGTATCCAAACGGTTGTGCAGATGTGGGAGGAGCATTTAACCTCATTGAAACATAACAAACTGCCAAGGAACAAAGAACCTGTGCTGGTGAGTAGAGCCGGGGCTAATCTGAGGGTTAGGTATCGGGTGGGTGATCGAGTGTGGTAGTCACATAATGTGAAGGGAGTGAAAGTCTGAGGGCATCTGGTGGGCAACTAAACTGCACAGTAATGTCATTAAAGTATCGTGGGAATATATGTATTGTTTAGGCAGCAACAGAACCTGATTTGTGCCACAACATAGAGAAATCATTTGGttaatgaaaacataacaaGACATGATATTCCCTAATTTGGTCATCATGTCCAAACAGTGATATGATATTCAGTGCATGCCCTCAAACTTGCACAAAATGACATCCGAAGAAAGATCTATGAatcactttattatttaaagtcaaGCCCTTTGGTTGAACCAAATAAGTTCCATAATACACAGTTCATactaaaatcaaaaatacatgtttttcctttttcctcttgtcaatctagattgttttggtctAAGATTGCCAAATGTTGGAGATAGCGTTCGTAGacatgtctgccttctcttgaatataatggaactgGATGggactcggcttgtggtgcacAAAGTACCAAAGAGATGCAtataaaaaactcaacagcaatattCATAGGACTGCAGAGCTCAACATCCAGTCACACTGAAGATGTAGACTAGTGGCCTCAAACCAACCTGTCAAGAAACAAACAGGCCTTTGTAGTACATACACAGTTTAAAAAACTGTACTAAATAACCCACatattatgtgtgtgcatgtgcatgctcTCAGTGCCCACGCTTCTTTACCCATTAAGTACTTTGGTTGTTGTAAGTTATCACCATGGAGGTTTAACACCAGAAGCATCATCTAACCTCCTCAGGCAGATATCCTCTGAGGTGAAATGTGCTGTCAGGGACTGAAAGGCAAGACAAGGGTgcagtgttttatatattgtcggggtctaatgaaaaaaaaaagaacatgtaTTGATTTCTGATCCAGTAAGTTAAAAGGGTATCGTTAAGGATTTCTTAGTGGAGGGTCAAATCCATATTATTTTACACCCAAAGACCTCTTCATTCAGACATTTCATTTGCCAGACTTTCTACTAAATATGATCAATGTAATGCTTCTCACCATTCCCACACAAAGTACAAAAGCACGACTGTAGGTATTCAGTGCCCCAGTTAGAAGTCACAGTGTCGTGTCATATGAGAacatatttacatcaacacCCTCACTTAGAAACACACCAATAGACAAAAACCACAGAAGAAAATGTTCCGTTCAACTAGCCAATCATAGCTTTTTTTCCACTTGCCTGGCCAATCACTGCTTATACTTCCTTTAATGGAAAATTGTACACAGGGCATGATATCTGTGAGTAAAACCTGTGTCGCTGTCTTGTAACTCTTGGTCATCATCACACATGGACGGGCTGCAcctttgtttgattgttttcttaGGTAATTAATTTGATACAAATTTTGGATgaattattacaaatacatcataTTTCCGTTCTCATTGTTTGTGTTGAGCAGGAACTTGCACCTGCTGTTGTGTGAAACCCCGTAACACTGAGCACatttcaatctgcttttgtgattgtttttattttccaatagTATCCTGCAGTCATGATTGGATCTCTGGATCAGAGTTGGAGGTGACAGTCAGAGCAGGAGACAACATCACTCTCTACTGTGACTGCAAGTTATCAAGTGGAGTTTACGTAGTGTGGTACAGGAACTGCTCTCATGACAACCAGCCTATTCTTGTCCTTAAAAGAACTTCATGGCCAAAAACCACTACGATTGAAAACTTCCTGAATCCCCTCCCTCGTTTCCACTTTGTGAGAAACTATTCCTCTGACTCCTACGACCTGCTGATCAGTAACATCACTGACTCTGATGATGGCCTCTACTACTGTGGAACTGAAGAGAATAAGCTGGAGGATGAAAAATACATTACTAGCAGATCTGTTAACCGATAtggcaacacaacaacaaggaTCTTATTCAGTAAGTACGCTGCTCTGGTTTTGTACCTGCAAGATCAATGTGTGACTGCAGTGAATTTAATCATTTGACTGAATAATCATGATATAGTGTTTGAAAATGTGCCCAGATATGACCATCATGAAGTCTACCATACCATAGCATTCAtacgacacacacactgcacatgaaGGTTATTTGCAACAACCCCAAATCCGGAGTGAAATAGTGTATAATAGTTTTTACAAATAATTCTTCCGATTTCTGGGGCCGCATGTATCTGAAGTGTTGTAAGTGTTAAATGTGCACCCAAGATTTCCCATACGTATTGTTTTGCATCGTGAGTTCAGGGATGATTTCACAGAGGACAGGCTCAAACAATGTTAAAAGTTGCACCTTTAATGCTGGAATGAGCTGGCAATCTGATAAAGCAGAgacattattcaaatgaaaatggatTTACTGTATCTTCAAAAGGTAAATCTGAAATGGAGCCAAAGTTGACACAAGTCTACCAACCAAGCAGGGTCAACACTGAGCAATGGGTCTTTGCAAAAAACaatgcactatatatatatattatgttcttTCTGCTCAATGAAAACTTGAGTTCTTTAAAAACTCaactgaatttaatttaaatccaacgggaagagatggagatgtTATGTTCTGCATTATTAAAGCTATgtggcgagagagagagagagcgatccCAAACAGAAAGCTAATTATATTCTAGTATAGACAAATCCCTGCGGCAGGTTGATTACGTGAGAAGTGACACCATTCCTTCATCTAGAAGACCCTTATTCACGCGCAATCAAGCAGTTACTGTAAATGGCTGAAGTGTCTAAAGCGTGAGTCATTGCTAACCCTCATGGAGACTTCACTGTGAATGGAAGTGAGTAAAGATAAAAAAATTCTCAGGAGAATATATGGCAATGTTGGTGtgttattataatgtattacaatatCTTTACTTGGACTTGGTGTTTTTATTCCTGGAAATAGCTGTGTTCTTAGTTCTTGGGATCAGGGAACAGCTATTGCTGTTTTGGTCTAATGTCTAATGAAGCTGATCGacacaactttgtttttgattCAGACAGTGAGCCTCATCACGATGAGACTCCACGAGACTGTGGTGTGTGCTGGATGctgctgttctctctgtgtccagCGTTTGctgttctgtcctctctcctctcctctcttctggtTTATCGCCTCTGTCACAAAGAAGGTAACTACGGTTTATCTCACTTTTTAAGCTTAACTTGTTAATATCAGAAATGTCTGTGATGATTGAGTACAATATTAATTTAAAGCACAAAGAAACGTTGATTCAGAAAAGTCTCTTAATGTGCTGTGCGAGGTGTACCATGCTGTAGTGATGCTGTATTGATTTCTGCAGCTAAAGAACCTCAAGCTGATCAGCAAACACCTCGAAGCAGACTGAATCAGGTAGGTGGAACAGTAGGATATAATGAATCATGGCAGGAAATCAGAACACGATCACAATTGTAAAcaacaaatgtcacattttaggATGAAGATGTGTGTTACGCTGCACTGGAAATCCGTCAGGTATCACAGagaccaaagaagaagaaaatccaGAGTTCTGACTTTAGCACCTATTCTGCCATCAATACTTCCAGGATGTAAAGAGTTGAATTGAATTGTATAATGATGATTAATGATGAATGGTATAATTAATTAGTGTGCATACGTATATAGACCATGTTGTCACTTATCTTCGCCATTTAAAGCTGAGCAACAATCTGCATCATCTATGACTGTATGAAAATGTGTATGCATAAAATGTAGTTGTGGAAAGCGATGATGTTTTTGAAAAGTTGATACTAAACTCTATTTCTAATTTCCTTACAAcacttataataaatacaaaaactccTGATAGaaaagctgcttgttgttgttgattaCAATTCAGCTACAGATTCCCTTTTTTGATTGAAATCGATCCGTAACATTTCATAATGGCTGTGATGGCTGCTTGTCTGTAATAAGACATGATCGCTGTTTTCAGGGCAATTTCCTGTTTTTAATCTCAAATTACCCATCAGCCCCTCCAGCAGTAGAGTTTGATACAACtccatgtattttttttatgttggcGGTCATTCTGCTACAgggaataaaacataatattattGAAAGGTCATATAGTACAAAAGCCAAAACGCCTacttaaatgttcttatttatttagGGATGGCCCTGCCACAAAGTTTCCAAGAAGTTACAAGACAACAAAGTGGTGACGGTAAAGCCAACCTCAACCACATTGTGTAGTACCTTGGAATCAGTAAGGCTCACAGGAAACTTACAGTGACAAACATCACCTCATGCGACTGCAGAGCTTAACGTGCAGACAGACTGAAGCTGCAGATTAGTGCACAGCTTCACTGTCCACTGTACATGTTGCGAATACAGATAATACTTCAAAaagacacaagcacacacaaaccatGTTGTACGTGAGGTGTCTGTTAAAGTGAGGGCATGACAGTTGACAGTTTATAGTGCATCCTTGAAAACTCACTTTGGatctaaaataaacaattttgAAAATATGACTTTCCAAAAACAAGTGGTCTCTTTGTGACCACTTTTTGACGGGCAAGTTAAGCCTAGTTTACCAATCATGATGTTAAATGTCCATTGCTTAAGTCAGGTTATCAAAGTACTCCCCTCCACATAGTGTCTTTTAAAGGCACTATCTGCAGGGGTGCAGCACGACAGATGCTAGATCTAAAACGTGTGTGAGGTTTCTTTCAAACGTGTCAGCAATTGTTCAGACATCTTCACCATCATTATTCCCtgaacaaaaaacagcaaaaaaaaacatttttctttatttaaatgtatttgacaaTTATTCCATGAACCTGTCTCCATCACAGGGTGAGTAAAATGGATAACGCTTCAAAAATGTGTGGTCACATAGCCAATTTTGCCTATAGTTGCCTAGAAACAAGAGGTGGCTCAACTTCCCTATGGCTCAAATCACCCTGCTCGCCACTTCTGTTTGTCGTTGTTGTTCTTTTTACATTAGTGTACCTAAAAATGCTttacatgtatttttaattgGCTGTATAAATTGCTAGATTGAGTATTTGTTGACAGCAGCATATTTATTTGGGAGCACTTGAAAActtaaaacagagagaagggtTGGGAAATGCTGATGGTGTAATCTCTGCTTCCCACACCAGCTCCAGGTGAAGCTCTTCTGACATCTAGTGGAGATATTAAGTAATAAACCAAAAACCCCACGGCATGAGGTctgacccccccctccccccccctctctctaaaTTTGGTTCACTATAGCTGCAACTAGACATCATAATAACAGCAACACATTTCTCAGCAGAGTAGAGTCATATCCTTCAAATGAAattaagacaaaaaaagacttACATTTTACAGCTAATGGGACATTACCTCCAACTGATatttcatttttgctttttctgCTGAATATTATCCAATAAATGATATTTGCAGACTCTTTAGCAGACCTTGTCTACATTGACATAACAGTGACAATAAATTCACAATTTACTCATTTATACTGACTACCGGTACATGTCTTCCTTCATTCTTTCATCCTTCACAGAGtagatttgtgttttatttcctttcacaatttaaataacaagtaaaacaaaatatcagatGTGCACATTAACCTCTAGATAGAAAACCTGTTTGTTGTCATATTTGATTGAAATCGATTTGTAGCGCTTGGATATAATTGTGATGATTCTAGCTCTGCAACAAGACACAAAAACTGTTTTCAGACAATTTCCTgtttttaacccccccccccattctctTCACCAGTggtttaatacatttcaaagaAAGCTGTACAGGAAACCCACAGTGGCAAACATCCCCTCATAGACAGACTGAAGCTGCAGACTAGTGGCCTGCTGGAGTTGTTAGTGGAAATTGAGTTTAGTTTAAGTAATGTTAGATGGTATCATTTATGTCTAACTACAGTCACGCCAAAGCTCTACAGCCACCTAAACtatattttaatgcatttctgAATCAATGCCATATCAGTCACCACATCAAAACTGTTGAGATTAAATGAGGTCAGCTCTGGTTGCACTGTGtaaaaacataatgtgtttGCAGACAGATGCAGAGAGTGGTTTCATACACATATACTATGGTCAGTGGTGTTATACTTAAGGTGCACTGTCCAATTGCATTGTTAtgtataaataacatatttttacattgttggaTGGATAATTGTttgttaaacaaaataaaatgtattttgactTATTCTTTTACTTATTGTAGACAATGTCAGCTAATTGTTCACATGCTCTTTATATGTTTAATGAAATTAATGAATCTATTTTTTAGGGGGGGATTGTAAgtcttgtatttgtgtttccatgtatgaaatgtacattttttataaaaagttaACAtgtataatgataataatcggTGGCTGAATTGATCCGTCATAATGTTATTAGAGCTGGGTTTTGTTAAGATGCACTTTTGTATTGGATGTTGTAAGTAATTGAAATTGTCACTATGCTGAATTTCTTCCACAGAAGAATGAGAGATGTGACTCGAAGATTTATTAGGCATACGTATGTATTATATATCCTGTTCAACACTCAGTGTCCTATAGAGCCACACACGCACCACAAACCACTATTAAGGACTGTGGATTATGATTAATCAACCCATTGTTGAATGTGTAAGTATATTTCACACTCTTAAATGTTTGTTATAGAGTATGATCTACTCATTCACCGAAGGGACTTCTATGTTTCACTAAAATCCAAGCACATTAAAGATTTTATGACTTTGTTTATCCTTTTTACAGTCCAGAACAGCCGCGGTATCCAAACGGTTGTGCAGATGTGGGAGGAGCATTTAACCTCATTGAAACATAACAAACTGCCAAGGAACAAAGAACCTGTGCTGGTGAGTAGAGCCGGGGCTAATCTGAGGGTTAGGTATCGGGTGGGTGATCGAGTGTGGTAGTCACATAATGTGAAGGGAGTGAAAGTCTGAGGGCATCTGGTGGGCAACTAAACTGCACAGTAATGTCATTAAAGTATCGTGGGAATATATGTATTGTTTAGGCAGCAACAGAACCTGATTTGTGCCACAACATAGAGAAATCATTTGGttaatgaaaacataacaaGACATGATATTCCCTAATTTGGTCATCATGTCCAAACAGTGATATGATATTCAGTGCATGCCCTCAAACTTGCACAAAATGACATCCGAAGAAAGATCTATGAatcactttattatttaaagtcaaGCCCTTTGGTTGAACCAAATAAGTTCCATAATACACAGTTCATactaaaatcaaaaatacatgtttttcctttttcctcttgtcaatctagattgttttggtctAAGATTGCCAAATGTTGGAGATAGCGTTCGTAGacatgtctgccttctcttgaatataatggaactgGATGggactcggcttgtggtgcacAAAGTACCAAAGAGATGCAtataaaaaactcaacagcaatattCATAGGACTGCAGAGCTCAACATCCAGTCACACTGAAGATGTAGACTAGTGGCCTCAAACCAACCTGTCAAGAAACAAACAGGCCTTTGTAGTACATACACAGTTTAAAAAACTGTACTAAATAACCCACatattatgtgtgtgcatgtgcatgctcTCAGTGCCCACGCTTCTTTACCCATTAAGTACTTTGGTTGTTGTAAGTTATCACCATGGAGGTTTAACACCAGAAGCATCATCTAACCTCCTCAGGCAGATATCCTCTGAGGTGAAATGTGCTGTCAGGGACTGAAAGGCAAGACAAGGGTgcagtgttttatatattgtcggggtctaatgaaaaaaaaaaagaacatgtaTTGATTTCTGATCCAGTAAGTTAAAAGGGTATCGTTAAGGATTTCTTAGTGGAGGGTCAAATCCATATTATTTTACACCCAAAGACCTCTTCATTCAGACATTTCATTTGCCAGACTTTATACTAAATATGATCAATGTAATGCTTCTCACCATTCCCACACAAAGTACAAAAGCACGACTGTAGGTATTCAGTGCCCCAGTTAGAAGTCACAGTGTCGTGTCATATGAGGacatatttacatcaacacCCTCACTCAGAAACACACCAATAGACAAAAACCACGGAAGAAAATGTTCCGTTCAACTAGCCAATCATAGCTTTTTTTCCACTTGCCTGGCCAATCACTGCTTATACTTCCTTAAATGGAAAATTGTACACAGGGCATGATATCTGTGGGTAAAACCTGTGTCGCTGTCTTGTAACTCTTGGTCTTCATCAGACATGGACGGGCTGCAcctttgtttgattgttttcttaGGTAATTATTTTGATACAAATTTTGGATgaattattacaaatacatcataTTTCCGTTGTCATTGTTTGTGCTGAGCAGGAACTTGCACCTGCTGTTGTGTGAAACCCCGTAACACTGAGCACatttcaatctgcttttgtgattgtttttattttccaatagTATCCTGCAGTCATGATTGGATCTCTGGATCAGAGTTGGAGGTGACAGTCAGAGCAGGAGACAACATCACTCTCTACTGTGACTGCAAGTTATCAAGTGGAGTTTACGTAGTGTGGTACAGGAACTGCTCTCATGACAACCAGCCTATTCTTGTCCTTAAAAGAACTTCATGGCCAAAAACCACTACGATTGAAAACTTCCTGAATCCCCTCCCTCGTTTCCACTTTGTGAGAAACTATTCCTCTGACTCCTACGACCTGCTGATCAGTAACATCACTGACTCTGATGATGGCCTCTACTACTGTGGAACTGAAGAGAATAAGCTGGAGGATGAACAATACATTACTAGCAGATCTGTTTACCGATATGGCAACACAACAAAAAGGATCTTATTCAGTAAGTATTATGATCTGACTTCTCTTTTTAAGTTAATCGATAGCATGCAGTGAATGTATCTGATCACTATGGAATGTGCTTTTCATATTCTATTCATGTTCGTGAGTGATCCTGATGTTAACATTGCTCATACTGTATGAG contains:
- the LOC115013231 gene encoding uncharacterized protein LOC115013231; this encodes MDGLHLCLIVFLVSCSHDWISGSELEVTVRAGDNITLYCDCKLSSGVYVVWYRNCSHDNQPILVLKRTSWPKTTTIENFLNPLPRFHFVRNYSSDSYDLLISNITDSDDGLYYCGTEENKLEDEKYITSRSVNRYGNTTTRILFNSEPHHDETPRDCGVCWMLLFSLCPAFAVLSSLLSSLLVYRLCHKEAKEPQADQQTPRSRLNQDEDVCYAALEIRQVSQRPKKKKIQSSDFSTYSAINTSRM
- the LOC115012718 gene encoding uncharacterized protein LOC115012718, with the translated sequence MDGLHLCLIVFLVSCSHDWISGSELEVTVRAGDNITLYCDCKLSSGVYVVWYRNCSHDNQPILVLKRTSWPKTTTIENFLNPLPRFHFVRNYSSDSYDLLISNITDSDDGLYYCGTEENKLEDEQYITSRSVYRYGNTTKRILFNSSSESSGCILNPGVSWIMLFTPAFTILSSSISFILVYHFFQKTDKEPQILQKRFDIRAQTRLDQDEDVCFTRVVFRATDGQTHQ